A DNA window from Pseudomonas tohonis contains the following coding sequences:
- a CDS encoding nucleobase:cation symporter-2 family protein, whose protein sequence is MNKLSQATSVAPRPEDENLGIGANLAYGLQHVLTMYGGIVAVPLILGQAAGLSPSEIGLLIAASLFAGGLATLLQTLGLPFFGCQLPLVQGVSFAGVATMIAILGSNNGEGGIQSVLGAVMAASLIGLLITPIFSRVTKFFPPLVTGVVITTIGLTLMPVAARWAMGGNSQSPEFGSMTNIGLAGMTLAIVLLLSKIGSSTISRLSILLAMVIGTLIAMALGLTDFSKVAEGPIVAMPSLLHFGMPTFHFAAILSMCIVILVTLVETSADILAVGEIIGTKVDSKRLGNGLRADMLSSVLAPLFGSFTQSAFAQNVGLVAVTGVKSRYVVATGGLILVTLGLLPVMGRVIAAVPTSVLGGAGIVLFGTVAASGIRTLAKVDYRNNMNLIIVSTALGFGMIPIAAPSFYEHFPAWFETIFHSGISSAAIMAILLNLVFNQFTAGNPDQPSVISAGHERSLRYTDVAALNDGDYFQNGKLYDAAGNEVPLADDDDHGSHAPRPTRSQADAVH, encoded by the coding sequence ATGAACAAGCTCTCCCAAGCTACGTCCGTCGCACCACGTCCGGAAGACGAGAACCTTGGCATCGGCGCCAACCTCGCTTACGGATTGCAGCACGTTCTCACCATGTACGGCGGTATCGTTGCCGTTCCCCTGATCCTCGGCCAGGCGGCAGGGCTCAGCCCCTCCGAAATCGGCCTGCTGATCGCCGCCTCGTTGTTCGCCGGCGGCCTCGCGACCTTGCTCCAGACCCTCGGCCTGCCGTTCTTCGGCTGCCAGCTGCCCCTCGTCCAGGGCGTTTCCTTCGCCGGCGTCGCCACCATGATCGCCATCCTCGGCAGCAACAACGGCGAGGGCGGCATCCAGTCCGTCCTCGGGGCGGTGATGGCCGCGTCGCTGATCGGCCTGCTGATCACACCCATCTTCTCCCGCGTCACCAAGTTCTTCCCGCCACTGGTCACGGGGGTGGTGATCACCACCATCGGCCTGACGCTGATGCCCGTCGCCGCGCGCTGGGCCATGGGCGGCAACAGCCAGTCGCCCGAGTTCGGCAGCATGACCAACATCGGCCTGGCCGGCATGACCCTGGCGATCGTGCTGCTGCTGAGCAAGATCGGCAGCTCCACCATCTCGCGCCTGTCGATCCTGCTGGCGATGGTGATCGGCACGCTGATCGCCATGGCACTGGGCCTGACCGATTTCTCCAAGGTCGCTGAAGGCCCGATCGTGGCGATGCCCTCGCTGCTGCACTTCGGCATGCCGACCTTCCATTTCGCCGCGATCCTCTCGATGTGCATCGTGATCCTGGTGACCCTGGTGGAAACCTCGGCCGACATCCTCGCCGTCGGCGAGATCATCGGCACCAAGGTGGACTCCAAGCGCCTTGGCAATGGCCTGCGTGCCGACATGCTGTCCAGCGTCCTGGCGCCCCTGTTCGGCTCCTTCACCCAGAGCGCCTTCGCCCAGAACGTCGGCCTGGTCGCCGTCACCGGCGTGAAGAGCCGCTACGTGGTCGCCACCGGCGGCCTGATCCTGGTCACCCTGGGCCTGCTGCCGGTCATGGGGCGGGTGATCGCCGCCGTGCCGACCTCCGTGCTCGGTGGTGCCGGCATCGTGCTCTTCGGCACCGTCGCCGCCAGTGGCATCCGCACCCTGGCCAAGGTCGACTACCGCAACAACATGAACCTGATCATCGTCTCCACCGCTCTCGGCTTCGGCATGATCCCGATCGCTGCGCCGAGCTTCTACGAGCACTTCCCGGCCTGGTTCGAGACCATCTTCCACTCCGGCATCAGCTCGGCGGCGATCATGGCCATCCTGCTGAACCTGGTGTTCAACCAGTTCACCGCCGGCAACCCCGACCAGCCTTCGGTGATCTCCGCCGGCCACGAGCGCAGCCTGCGCTACACCGACGTCGCCGCGCTGAACGACGGTGACTACTTCCAGAACGGCAAGCTGTACGACGCCGCCGGCAACGAGGTCCCGCTGGCCGATGACGACGATCATGGAAGCCACGCGCCCAGACCGACGCGCAGCCAGGCCGACGCGGTGCACTGA